CAGCGGATTTCTCTTTCGCTACAATTTCATCTTCCTTCTTAGTCTTCTGAGCCGCAGAGAGAGTAGAGGACTGAGCTTGATAGTCCTGGAACATCTTCTGTGCTTCCTTGGCAATTACCTCCACTTCGCTTTGATATTTCTTCGTAGCTTCCTGCAATTGCTCATTAGCGCTTTGATATGCCGGAATATTTTTCAGAATATATTCCGTATCGATCAATGCAAATTTTTGTGCACTAGCTGCCATACTGATGGCAAACAGTAACATAATGGATAGAACAGACTTTCTCATGACGTTTAGTTTTTAGTTTTATATTAGAATTCTTGTCCTAAGATAAAGTGGAACTGGCTGCCGCCGTATTCCTTACTACCATTTATCTTGTCGAAACCGTAACCCCAGTCGATACCCATCATACCAATCATCGGCAAGAAGATACGAACACCGATACCGGCAGAACGTTTCAAATCAAACGGATTGAATTTTGAGATATCATGCCATGCGTTACCAGCCTCCAAGAAACCTAACACATAAATGTTAGTACTTGTTTCCAGCATCAACGGATATCTTAATTCGATGCCGAGGCGTGCATAAGCATACCCTTCTTTTCCATATGGTGTCAATGAACTGTTTTCATAACCACGCAATGCAATACTTTCTGTTGCATAACTTGAGTAACCAGTCATACCGTCACCACCTACGTCGAATGTACCGAATGGCGATTTCTTATATTTGTTATAGTGCCCTAACAACCCAAATTCTGTACGTGTCATCAATACCAGACACTTAGGATGTGCGATATAATCCATCAACGGAGTATATGTTTTGGCTTTAAATTTCCATTTGTGGTATTCAACCCATCTATGAAGTTTATTCATATTATCTTGGGTAATACCCCTATCATCTGTTGGATCGTAGAAATAACCTTTATAGTCTTTACCATCAAACAATGAGTACGGAGGAGTAAGCTGAACTGACAGCGAGAAGTCCGAACCTGTACGTGGGAAGATCGGGTTGTCAATAGAGTTACGTGCCAAAGTCAGTGAAAGGCTGAGGTCATTACATTTACCGTTGGTTACCGGGAAATACTGCCAGTCTTTCAGGTTGTAGCGTTGGTAAGCTAGCTCTGCAGACAAAGTAAAGTAGTCATCCGGCCATTTCAGACGCTTACCCCAACCTAGAGAAAGTCCCCACATCTTGATAGACTTGTCGGGGTCATAGTAGTTCTCATAGTTGTTGTAATTGCCATAGTTGTACATACCATAGCCACCATAACCGCTATACATACTATTGTAATAGTTGTTGAAATAGCTCGAGTTGTAGTAACGGCTGCTGATGTCAGTCTGAACTGAGAAGAAAGCCGATACGGAAAGTGAGTTCGGGCGTTTACCTCCAAACCAAGGATCGAAGAATGAGATACTATATGACTGATAGTATTTAGCATTCGTCTGACCGCTGATGGTCAATGTCTGTCCGTCACCTTGCGGCAGGATACCACGGTAGTTTTCACCCGGACGCAGCAAGTTGGCAACAGAGAAGTTGGTAAATTTCAGACTCAGCTTACCGATGATACCTGTTTGTCCCCAACCGGCAGAGAATTCTACCTGGTCATTGGCTTTAGATGTCAAAGGCAGACCTATATCAACTGTTCCGTTTACAGGGTCCGGCTGAATATCCGGCTGCAGTTTTTCAGGGTCAAAGTGTCCCATCTGCTGGATTTCACGTAATGAACGCATCAGGTCATCCTTGCTGAACAGCTGTCCCGGACGAATACGAAGCTCACGACGAACTACGTTTTCATACAGACGGTCGTTACCGCTGATGTTGATCTTGTTAATCGTAGCCTGACGGCCTTCATAGATTCTCATTTCGAGGTCGATGGAGTCACCGACGATATTTACTTCTACCGGATCAAGATTGTAGAACAAATAACCGTTATTGTAATATAAGTTACCGATTGCGTCGTCATCTGTAGAGGTACGTTCTCCCAGCAACTTCTGGTTGTAAACATCACCCTTCTTCATGCGGAGCAGGAAGTTCAGCTGTTCTGAAGGATACAGTGTGTTACCTACCCATGTTACATTACGAAGGTAATATTTCTGACCTTCGTCTATATCCATATATACATCTACCGTCTTTTCGTCGTATTGTGCTACACTGTCCTTTACGATCATTGCATCACGATATCCCAGCTCGTTATACTTATCTATGATCAGCTGCTTATCTGCTTCAAAGTTTTCCGGAACAAATTTCTTGGTGCGGAACAGATTCAGAAGTTTGCCTTTTTCATTGGTCTTCTTCATTACTTTCTTCAGCTTGGATGTTTTGATGGCCGAGTTTCCGGTGATATGGATAGCGTGCACTTTAATCTTTTCCTTCTTGTCGATATCAATGTCAACAATCACCTGATTTTCGTTAGATGGATCGTCCTTTTGCGCGATAATCACTTCTGCATTCTTAAAGCCTTTATCGTCAAAATAACGTTTGATCAATGTCTTTGCACGGTCAACGGTATTCGGAGTGATCTGCATACCTTTTACCATACCCAGTTTGCTTTCAAAGTCTGTACGTTCTGACTTCTTCACACCATGATAGCGTACATCCGCAATACGGGGACGTTGTGTCAGACTGATTTTTAACCAAATCTTGTTGCCTTCTATCTTTTCGGCAGTAATCTGTACGTTAGAGAACAAACCATGTTTCCAGTAGCGCTTGATTGCTCCGGTAATCTCATCACCCGGCACGGTAATCGTCTGTCCAACGGACAGTCCGGATAATCCGATTAACACATAGTCTTCATAATTCTTCACGCCTTCAACCTTGATGTCTGCTATCTCATACTTTTTAGGCGTTCCTGAGTATAAGATGACTGGCTTAGAGTCTTCGTCAGTGTTGGTATTCTGCGTAAAGCCCGTGGCTGCAAAGCAGAACAGGCAGATAAACGTTACGAATATAAAGGAAATACGATAATGCATTTATGTTATAATTTGAAGTTTCGAATTATGTTAGCTGATTTGTTCACTCGTTTTGCCGAACCGGCGCTCTCTTTGCTGATACTCATAAATGGCTTTACAGAATTCTTCTTTATCGAAGTCCGGCCAGAATGTATCACAAAAATAAAGCTCCGAATAAGCACATTGCCATAGCAGGTAGTTGCTTAGTCGGATTTCTCCTCCCGTGCGGATCAGTAAATCCGGATCGGGCATAAAGTTTGTGGTCAGATGAGCAGTTATGTATTCATCTGTTATTTGTTCGGGAGATATTTCTCCCGTTTTTGCAAGCGTTGCAATCTGTCGGACTGCTTCAGTCATTTCCCAGCGGGAAGAGTAGCTGAGTGCCAGTACCAGGCAGGTTCCTGTATTATTAGCTGTGTGTTCTATACATCTTGACAGACCTTCCTGCACTTCTGCAGGTAATTTCTTAATATCACCAATAATGCGGAAACGAATATTGTTCTTCATCAACGTTTCTTCTTCGATAGAATCCACCAATAGATTCATTAAAGCTGCTACTTCTTCCTGCGGACGATTCCAATTCTCGGTGGAGAAAGTATATAAAGTCAGATATTTAACCCCCAGACGTGCAGCATCCTCGATAATTTTATGTACCGTTTCTGCGCCTGCCTGGTGACCGTAAGTTCGTTCTTTTCCCCGCTGTTTAGCCCATCTCCCATTCCCATCCATAATGATGGCTATGTGCTGGGGAATCCGATTTTTGTCTATTTTCTCTATATAGGACATGTTTTGATTATAAGGTTCGTATTTAACTACTTCTTATTACTGTATTAGAAATCCGAGTTTATTAACTCTACCACGCCAGATTTTGTCAATACCTTGACCACCTACCATCCATATATAATGGTTTCTGTCAACTACCATTGTGTAGTTTACTTCTTTTCCCTTGAAGCTGGATTCGTGAAGAGAAGGATGTTGTGTTACTCCTCCTTCAAGTTTCACCGGAGGAAGAATTCCGGGAAGCATGAACATTCTGTCTACCCCTTTCCATACAAGTAATGTCGGGGAGGTATAGAATTTCTGGAATCCCTTAGCATCATCTTTAGTTTCTTTTCCACAAATGTAAAATGCGTCGTTATAATGTATAATAGACGGGTCTACTAATTTCGGACAGTTGTTATTTGATGGAATCTCCATTGGAATCCAGGCTTTACCATCTTCTGAAGCCCAAACGACTGTAGCTGTGTCATTGTCTAAACCGTCTTCTGTATTACCCACAACGATTGCATTCAACGTTCCGCTTTCAGTTGCATATACATCGGCTGACAGGTTGTTTATCGGGAACTCTGCAGGAACAACTGTTAATTTGTCTATATCTTTCTCCCATGTTACATCTTTCTCTGCAAAACTGAAATATTTCTCTCCATTGATTTCTACTATACCTGCTATTCCATTTATCTTTTTATGGTTACTGCCATCACTGTCAGAAAAACTGGTTATCAGATTAGTAACGGAAACGCCATCGGAATTGAGTACTTCATCTTTTGTCCAAGTCAAACCGTCATTGGAATTATATACTTCCTTATTCTTAGTAAGTAAATATAACTTGTCAACGAATCGGATAATGGAGGTAACATCAGCACCATCAGGAAGTTTGCCAGTAGTTTCTTTATCCCATTTTTGACCATAGTTTAAACGATCAGTAGGAGAGCCTGCCGGTATTGCTGTACTGTAAATTTCATTGTTTTGAGCGAATAATAATATCTTGTCCCCAAGCGTTACTACCTTTTGTTTTTCAGCAGTGTTCCTCACGGGATTGTTCGCTATAGGGTCTTTTCCCCAACTGAGTGAATCGGGAACCATCGTATGCATCCGTATATTAACTTTATACTCATTCTGAACCTCCATATTCGGTGCCCATACCTTCAGTACCAGAAAGTTGTTTTTCTCGGTTGCATTTACATACTTAGTCAGGTCAATAGAGTCGTTAATATTAACGATTGAATCCTGATCGTTCTGATCTTTCATCGTCACGATACCGGATGCTGTTGTCAGCGTCTTGATCAGAATACTATTAATGATCGTGTCAGCATTGACAGGCAGTGAATCCACATTATATATTAAACGACTAACTTGGTCAATTGTGAATTTATAGTTTACCCCATAACCTATAGTGTCAAGTTCAAATGCGCGTATAGTCGCATCCGGACTATAATTGACTTCGTTATCATTGTCAAGGCAAGACGTAATAACGAATGACACCATGAAAAAACTCGCAATGATTGATAAAAACTTTATTCTCATTTGAAAGATTGTGTTTATTTACAAGTTGCAAAAATAGGAACATTTTTTCCGATATAGAACATTAAGGGGAAGTTTTATATAAAATTATAGATAATAACGCTGTTTTTATCGACGTAGAACCCCTTGAATAGAACTATTTTAGCTATTTCTCGAAAACATAATGCCAAATCTGTCTGTCGAAGTGTTTTTCAGTCGAATAACTAAAATTATCGCTTATTTCAGGTGCTTTAACACCGGAATTCAGCTTGCACGGACATTTCTCAATATATACTTCATCCCATAGTTCGGCATCAATAAATGATTGGAGCAGCTGACTTCCTCCCTCTACCAGTAAGGACTGTATTTTTTGTTGATATAGCACTTTCATGATCTGTGGCAGAATATCCTGTGTGAATTCAATCGTGCGGTATGTGACGTTCTTCTTGTCCGGATGTTTTTCTGCTGTAAATACGATGGTGGGTACTTCTCCGTCAAACAGACGCAGGCTGTGGGGAAGAGACAATGCACGGTCCAAAACGATGCGTACCGGATTCCGGCCGTACCAGTTGCGGACTGTCAGCGACGGATTGTCCAACAATGCTGTCCGCCTGCCTACCATGATTGCATCAGTTTCCGCTCTCTTTTTATGTACAAGCATGGAAGTAAGAGGGGAGGACAGTACTACGGGATTGCCGTCTGTTCGTTCTACATCAATGAAATGATCAGCCGATTCTGCCCATTTTAGTGTGATAAAGGGGCGGTGCAGCGTATTGAAAGTAATGAAGCGCCGGATCAGATACCTGCATTCTTTCTCCAGTACGCCTACTGTCACTTCTCTTCCGGCGTCCCGCAACTTCTGAATTCCTCGTCCGGCGACCTGTGAGAACGGGTCTTGACAGCCAATTACAATACGGGGAATCTGCTTCTCGATAATCAAGTCGGCACAAGGAGGCGTCTTTCCGTAGTGTGAGCAAGGTTCCAGGCTGACATAAATGGTGGAACGGCTCAATAAAGACTTGTCTTTGACGGAACGAATCGCGTTTACTTCGGCATGCGCCTCTCCGCAGCGGATGTGATATCCTTCGCCGATAATAAGTCCGTCACATACGATAACAGCCCCTACCATCGGGTTTGGAGCGACATTGCACAGTCCGTTTTTTGCCAGTTCAATGCAACGTCTCATGTATTTTTCTTCTTCCATTTTGGTGCTCTTCGCTATATTATTCTTACTTTTGCACTCCGAAATCGTAAAATATGAACCGCATCACTGCTTACATTCGTCAGTCACTACAGGATATTTATCCGCCGGAAGAGGTCAAAGCTCTTTCGATGTTGATCTGTTGCGACATGTTGGGGGTGGATGCGCTTGATATTTACATGGGCAAAGATATAATTTTATCTGCATGCAAACAGCGTGAATTAGAAAACATTATATTCCGTTTGCAGAAAAATGAGCCAATACAGTACATTCGGGGATATGCTGAGTTCTGTGGAAGGAACTTTCGGGTAGCTCCCGGCGTGCTGATCCCTCGTCCGGAGACTGCCGAACTGGTGGACCTGATTGTAAAGGAGAATCCGGATGCCCGTCGCCTATTAGATATAGGTACAGGAAGCGGATGTATCGCCATCTCTCTGGATAAAAATCTGCCGGATGCGAAAGTGGATGCCTGGGATATTTCGGAAGAAGCGTTGGCTATTGCCCGTAAAAATAATGAAGAGTTGGATGCTCAGGTCACCTTCCGTCGACAGGATGTTTTTTCTGCTGACGGAATACAGGGGACATCTTACGATATAATTGTCAGCAATCCGCCCTATGTGACGGAAACTGAAAAAACAGAGATGGAAGCCAATGTGCTTGACTGGGAGCCGGAACTTGCCCTGTTTGTTCCTGATGAAGACCCTCTGCGTTTCTATCGCCGGATTGCGGAACTGGGACGAGAACTACTTCGTCCGGGTGGCAAACTCTATTTTGAAATCAATCAGGCATACGGACAAGACATGATACGCATGATAGAAATGAACCAATATCGGGACGTTCGTGTTATAAAAGACATATTTGGAAAAGATAGAATACTTACAGCTAACCGATGAGTGCACAATTAACAGATGAAGAGGCGTTGAATCGTGTTGCCTCTTATTGCTCCGCTGCAGAACATTGCCGGGCAGAAGTAAATGAGAAATTACAGCGTTGGGGTATAGCCTATGAGACCATAGCGCGTATCCTTGAACGGCTGGAAACCGAAAAGTATATTGATGACGAGCGCTATTGCCGTGCTTTTGTGAACGATAAGTTTCGTTTTGCCAAATGGGGTAAAATGAAAATAGCACAGGGACTCTACATGAAGAAGATTCCTTCCGATGTGGCATGGCGTCATCTGAACGAAATTGATGAAGAGGAATATCTCTCCATCCTGCGTGACTTGCTGGCTTCCAAACGGAAAAGCATTCATGCGAAAGATGATTATGAACTGAACGGAAAGCTGATGCGATTTGCGGTGAGCCGTGGTTTTGAACTCAAAGATATACGTCGTTGTATCGAAATTCCGGAGGAAGAGGAACAATTCAGTTAAAAAATAAACGGATTCTTCTTTCTATTCTCGTTCAATTTCTGTACTTTTGCGGCAAATAATTAATAGTTAGTTTAGTTATGAAAAACTTAGAGAGACTATTTGCGGAGAAACTTTTGAAGATTAAGGCTATTAAACTTCAACCCGCTAACCCTTTTACATGGGCTTCTGGATGGAAATCCCCCTTTTACTGTGACAACCGTAAAACTCTGTCCTATCCTTCTCTTCGTAATTTTGTGAAGATTGAGATTACACGTCTGATATTGGAACGATTCGGACAGGTGGATGCGATTGCAGGTGTGGCTACAGGTGCTATCCCTCAGGGAGCATTAGTGGCTGACGCGTTGAATCTGCCGTTCGTGTATGTTCGTTCTACCCCGAAAGACCACGGATTGGAAAACCTGATTGAAGGAGAACTTCGTCCGGGTATGAAAGTCGTAGTGGTTGAAGATTTGATTTCTACAGGTGGTAGTAGTTTGAAGGCTGTGGAAGCAATTCGTCGCGATGGTTGTGAAGTGATCGGTATGGTAGCTGCCTATACGTATGGCTTTCCCGTTGCCGAGGAAGCATTCAAGAATGCTAAAGTACCTTTGGTGACGTTGACCAATTACGAAGCAGTACTTGATGTAGCACTTCGTACCGGTTATATCGAAGAAGAAGATATTGCGACATTGAACGATTGGCGTAAAGACCCGGCTCATTGGGATGCAGGGAAATAATATTGTATTATTTGATCGGAAATTTTAGTAAGAAAGAACCATTCGGACAATATCTGTTCGGATAGTTCTTTCTTTGATTTTATACGAATAAAGAATTATGGCTAATTTTGAAAGTAGTGTAAAGGTAATACCTTACAGTCAGGAACGTGTGTATGCCAAGCTGTCGGACTTGAGCAACCTGGAATCAGTGAAAGGCCGTTTACCGGAAGATAAAATACAGGACTTGAGTTTTGATTCGGATACACTGAGCTTTAGCGTTTCGCCTATCGGTCAGCTGACGTTGCAGATTGTTGAGCGTGAACCTTGCAAATGTATTAAACTGGCAACTACCAACTCTCCGCTACCTTTTAATATGTGGATTCAGCTAGTCTCAACAGCAGAGGAAGAGTGCAAGTTGAAAGTGACTATCAGTATGGATATCAATCCGTTTATGAAAGCGATGGTACAGAAACCTCTTCAGGATGGTCTGGAGAAGATGGTTGAGATGCTGTCGATGATTAACTATTAAACAGGTAATAAGTAATAAATAATAGGTAATACCCGCGGAGTATCAACGTAACTACGATTATTACCTATTACTTACTACTTATTACCTAATACTTAAATATTATGGCGCAGAAACTTTGGGAAAAATCCGTGCAGGTAAATAAAGACATCGAACGTTTTACGGTGGGACGTGATCGTGAGATGGATCTTTATCTGGCTAAACATGATGTACTCGGTTCTATGGCTCATATTACGATGCTCGAAAGTATCGGTCTGTTGACCAAGGAAGAACTGGAACAGTTGTTGGCTGAGTTGAAGACTATTTATGCTTCGGTCGAAAGAGGTGAGTTTATAATAGAAGAAGGAGTAGAGGATGTGCATTCGCAGGTAGAATTGATGCTGACCCGCCGTTTGGGAGATGTCGGTAAGAAGATTCACAGTGGTCGTTCACGGAATGATCAGGTTTTGCTGGACCTCAAACTCTTTACCCGTACACAGATTCGCGAGATCGCGGAAGCGGTGGAACAACTCTTTCATGTGTTGATTCTTCAGAGTGAGCGATATAAAAATGTCCTGATGCCGGGATATACCCATTTGCAGATTGCGATGCCTTCATCCTTTGGATTGTGGTTCGGTGCTTATGCCGAAAGCCTGGTGGATGATATGCAGTTCCTACAAGCGGCTTTCAGGATGTGCAATCGCAATCCTTTGGGCTCTGCAGCAGGATATGGCTCCTCTTTCCCGTTGAACCGGACGATGACAACCGATTTGTTAGGTTTTGATTCGCTGAATTATAATGTCGTTTATGCGCAGATGGGACGTGGCAAGTTGGAGCGTAATGTTGCTTTTGCATTGGCTACCATTGCCGGAACGATCTCCAAGCTGGCTTTTGATGCTTGTATGTTCAATAGTCAGAACTTCGGTTTCGTGAAGCTGCCGGATGATTGTACTACCGGTTCGAGCATCATGCCTCATAAGAAGAATCCGGATGTGTTCGAACTGACACGTGCTAAATGTAATAAACTGCAGTCTCTTCCTCAGCAGATAATGATGATAGCAAACAATCTGCCATCCGGTTACTTCCGTGACTTACAGATTATTAAAGAGGTTTTCCTTCCCGCTTTTCAGGAACTGAAGGACTGCTTGCAGATGACGACTTATATCATGAATGAGATTAAGGTGAATGAACATATCCTTGATGATGATAAATATCTGTTTATTTTCAGTGTCGAGGAAGTGAATCGACTGGCTCGTGAAGGTATGCCTTTCCGTGATGCGTATAAGAAAGTCGGTCTTGATATAGAAGCCGGAAAATTTACTCATGACAAACAGGTGCATCATACACACGAAGGAAGTATCGGTAATCTTTGTAATGATGAAATCTCCGCATTAATGCAACAAGTGGTCGATGGCTTCAATTTCTGTGGAATGGAGCAGGCTGAGAAAGCATTATTAGGGCGATAAAATATTTTCTGCCAAACTTTTTTGATCGAAAGTTTGGCAGAAACAAGGAAACTCATTATCTTTGCACCCGTTGAAAAAATGCGGAAATAGCTCAGTTGGTAGAGCATAACCTTGCCAAGGTTAGGGTCGCGAGTTCGAGTCTCGTTTTCCGCTCTCTTTGAAAGGATGCTCGAATGGTGGAATGGTAGACACGAAGGACTTAAAATCCTTTGGCCATTGCGGCTGTGCGGGTTCAAGTCCCGCTTCGAGTACGAGTATTCCTGATTAAAAGCTCTGTAAATCATTGATTTACGGAGCTTTTTGTGTGTTTCTACCGCCATATGCCCTGCTGATAAAGGGGCAATTACAACCTCACCGAATATATTTGATAATTATTGTCATTGAATTTATTTTTAATGTTAAAAAAGTATGTGATAGATCTACTGAGATTTAATTTCATACCTTGATATATTATTTAGATAGTATGTTGATATTTTGTTTGGTGAATACCTTCATATATGCTGGTTGTTTTACAATATTTCTTATGCATTAAATAGATGTTAAATCCAGTCTTTTCCTTCGAACTATCTTTTTTTGTGTGATGTTGTTTATTTTGAGAACGTTTTGATACAATGTAAAAGATATTGCGCAATTGAACAGGGTGAATAGTATCTTATTATAAATCGGGAGTAAACTCTTTTGGGAATGTTTTTGTGTTTTCCATGTTTTTACGTTTTTCTCCCTGCTGTAAGTGTGGAGGAGGATGCAAGGGAGTTTACATAATTCAATATATTATGGACTTACATTCAGGATTGCCCTATTGGGTTGTTAAAAATTCATTGTTAGATTACTTTCATCCCTTGGAGGATGATTTTTCAACAGATATTGTAGTTGTGGGGTCTGGTATAACGGGTGCTTTGATGGTACACGAGCTTTGTAGTGCCGGTTTAAGATGTTGCATGGTTGACAAACGAAGCATTGCAACTGGAAGTTCCATTGCAAGTACCGCTTTACTGCAATATGAAATTGATGTTCCTCTTTGTGAAATGGCAGAAATTATTGGAGAGGATAATGCTGTTTCTGCATATCGCGCATCTTTGGCATCAATTGCTGATATTGAAAAGGTATTAAAGGAAACAGGAGTAGATGCTGATTTTGAAAAACGACCAAGTCTTTTTTATGCTAGTATTCCAAAGGATATAGAATTAATTGAAAAAGAATATGTGATACGAAAGAAGCACAATTTGCCGGTTCGTTTGCTGGGAAAAGAGGAGATAAAAAAACTGTATAATATAGAGGTTCCAGGCAATGCACTGTTAAACCGAGTATCGGCGCAGATGGATGCTTACAAAGCGACTACTGGTCTTTTGCTCTACCATATGAAAAAAGATGGACTGGAAATTTTTACTCATACCGGTGTAACAGAATGTGTTGAAATGCCTGAAGGATATATTATAGAAACAGATAGAGGGCATAAAATAGAGTGTAAATATGTGATCATCGCATCCGGATTTGAAGCAGGGAAGTTTTTATCTCGGGAAATTATGGATTTGACTTCAACTTATGCACTTGTGTCGCATCCGGTAGATTCTAAAGATTTGTGGCCTGAACAGTGTTTAATTTGGGAAACAGCTGAGCCATATTTGTATATACGGACTACAAGGGGAAATCGTATCATTGTCGGTGGTGAAGATGAAAAGTTCAGTGATCCGGAGCGCCGTGATGCGTTACTCAGAAAGAAAACTCTTGTATTAGAAAAGAAATTTAGGAGATTATTTCCAAGTATTCCTTTTAAAACAGAAATGGCGTGGTGTGGCACTTTTAGTACAACAAAAGATGGGCTACCCTTTATCGGTAATTGTCCAGATAAGGACAGGATGTTTTTTGATTTGGGATATGGTGGCAACGGCATAACCTTTAGTATGATTGGAGCACAGATTATCTGCAAGAAGTTGCAAGGTATAGATGATGAACGCGGTAGGATTTTCGGTTATGAGAGAATTGAAAAATATTGGTAATTTGCAGAGAGTAAAAGTCAATAGTGACTCAAATCTACTTCTTGAAGGAGGGAAATTTTGGGAGAGTTGCTATTGACTTTTGCTGTACTCTCCCATGTTTAGAATTATATTCATATAAATATTGCTTTCTGATGTAGCTAATATTTTTGAACTCCAGTACCCAGCCATTGCGGCATTCGTGCCTTGCCGTAGAAATAATAGAACAGCAATCCTATCCAGCTGGTAAGAACGATTAAGATAATAGCTATCAGCCGTCTTTCTATTGGTGCATGGATACGCCATATTTCCAGTGCGGCTTTGATAGTCAGTACTAATCCAACAATCCATATTACAAATCCAACCATAGCTTATTAATATGTAAGAAGTTACTATTTATAGAATGATATACGATTAAGAATCAGTCAAGTTTTTTACTTACATCTTTTTTCACTTCGTTATATCCTTCCTTGATTTCTTTCTTGGTTTTCTCTGCGCTGTTTTGAACGTCTTTTTTGGTGTCTTTCCACGCATCTTTTACGGCATCAGCACCATCTTCGATTTTATCGGATACTTTGTCCACTGCATCATTGACGTTTTCTTTCACTTTTTCAACTTGTTGTTTCGCTTTATCCTGTTCTTTTTTATTACGACAGGACGTGAAGGATATTATAGTTGTAACTACAAAAATCGCAAATAATAATTTTTTCATATTCTTTTAATTTAAAATTGTAAAGTCACTTTGAGAATAAATTGGTGGATTCTTCAGGCAGATTCCTGTCTGCCTGAAGAATGACACAAACTTAACGATTCTGAATGCCTATTTCTTTTCAGTTTTTTTGCTTGAAGTCGAAGACTTGCACTCTTTAGCTTGGGCGGTCTTTTTAGTGCCCTTTGCCTCTTCCTGTTTCTTTTCAGTTTTCTTGTTCATAATTCAAAAGTTTTAGTTAATAATTTAGGTTTATTCAGAAACACTCTAGTGTTCTTAATTGGTTTACTAGAATCTGTTTCATTTTTTTGCATCAGCAGCTATTGTATGCATTTTGCCTTTAAGGTCATCTGCCTTTTCAGCTAGGTCGAAAGTTTTGTCTGCAACTTTATCGGCTACGGCAGCACCCGTATCCAATACTTTTTCCTTTGCAGTATCTAACATTTCTTCGACTTGCCCACTTATTTTATGAAAGGCATCACATACTTTTTTCTTTAGTTTTTTGGCTTTAGAAGTTCGTGAAAAACGATAGACGAGGGCGCCAATGACCGATCCTATACCAAGACCGAGCCATAAATCAGAAGTTCTATTTTCCATAATTAAGTTGGTTTTAGATAGTTAAAAATAGAGTTTGGTAATAAGTAAGAAACTGTATGTAAGTTAAGTTCTTAAAGTCACATACTTATTAGTGGGTTTATATGTAAATATATAGATATATAATTAGTATTTTATAAAGGAAAA
This sequence is a window from Bacteroides thetaiotaomicron VPI-5482. Protein-coding genes within it:
- a CDS encoding YtxH domain-containing protein, yielding MENRTSDLWLGLGIGSVIGALVYRFSRTSKAKKLKKKVCDAFHKISGQVEEMLDTAKEKVLDTGAAVADKVADKTFDLAEKADDLKGKMHTIAADAKK
- a CDS encoding NAD(P)/FAD-dependent oxidoreductase, with amino-acid sequence MDLHSGLPYWVVKNSLLDYFHPLEDDFSTDIVVVGSGITGALMVHELCSAGLRCCMVDKRSIATGSSIASTALLQYEIDVPLCEMAEIIGEDNAVSAYRASLASIADIEKVLKETGVDADFEKRPSLFYASIPKDIELIEKEYVIRKKHNLPVRLLGKEEIKKLYNIEVPGNALLNRVSAQMDAYKATTGLLLYHMKKDGLEIFTHTGVTECVEMPEGYIIETDRGHKIECKYVIIASGFEAGKFLSREIMDLTSTYALVSHPVDSKDLWPEQCLIWETAEPYLYIRTTRGNRIIVGGEDEKFSDPERRDALLRKKTLVLEKKFRRLFPSIPFKTEMAWCGTFSTTKDGLPFIGNCPDKDRMFFDLGYGGNGITFSMIGAQIICKKLQGIDDERGRIFGYERIEKYW